In a genomic window of Campylobacter concisus:
- a CDS encoding response regulator transcription factor: MVNVLMIEDDPEFAQILSEYLDSFNIKVTNFEDPYLGLSAGIKNYDLLILDLTLPGIDGLEVCKEIRQKYDIPIIISSARSDISDKVVGLQLGADDYLPKPYDPKEMYARITSLIRRYKKTNEVQEEVVDSAFRIDDKRHEIYFNNEPLALTPAEYEILTYLIKQHSFSVSREQLVYNCKSLKDKDSKSLDVIIGRLRSKIGDSSKAPKHIFSVRGIGYKLIG, from the coding sequence ATGGTTAATGTTTTAATGATAGAAGACGATCCAGAATTTGCACAAATTTTATCTGAATATCTTGATAGTTTTAATATAAAAGTTACGAATTTTGAAGATCCATATTTAGGACTTAGTGCTGGGATAAAAAACTATGATTTGTTAATACTTGATCTTACTTTGCCGGGCATTGATGGGCTTGAGGTTTGTAAAGAAATTCGCCAAAAATACGACATTCCTATCATCATAAGTTCGGCTAGAAGTGATATTAGCGATAAGGTTGTTGGACTTCAGCTTGGTGCTGATGATTATTTGCCAAAACCATACGATCCAAAAGAGATGTATGCTCGTATCACAAGTCTTATAAGAAGATATAAAAAGACAAATGAAGTACAAGAAGAGGTCGTTGATAGCGCATTTAGGATTGATGATAAGCGTCACGAGATTTACTTTAACAATGAGCCGTTGGCACTTACTCCAGCTGAGTATGAAATTTTAACTTATCTCATTAAGCAACACAGCTTTTCAGTATCACGCGAACAGCTAGTTTATAATTGCAAAAGCCTAAAAGATAAAGATTCAAAGAGCTTAGATGTTATTATCGGACGCCTTAGATCAAAAATCGGTGATAGCTCAAAAGCCCCAAAACATATATTTTCAGTAAGAGGCATAGGATATAAGCTTATCGGATGA
- a CDS encoding chemotaxis protein CheX: MRKVIDEATSYLCKDTLGLDLEFGKSLGKGFYGASIPVYKGKSEYHFYLFFKKDTLKIFMNAFFGHEDVDGGDLDDLCKEIANQIIGKAKNLLNEKEPNAYKLGTPEFLGEVENFGIKLKEKFVYKIKNRTFQIGYDIQ; the protein is encoded by the coding sequence ATGAGAAAAGTTATAGATGAAGCTACAAGCTATCTTTGCAAGGATACTTTAGGGCTAGATTTAGAGTTTGGCAAGAGTCTAGGCAAAGGATTTTACGGAGCTAGCATACCAGTCTATAAGGGCAAAAGCGAGTATCATTTTTACCTATTTTTTAAAAAAGATACTTTGAAAATTTTCATGAATGCCTTTTTTGGTCACGAAGATGTTGATGGTGGTGATCTAGACGATCTTTGTAAAGAGATAGCAAATCAGATCATTGGCAAAGCTAAAAATTTACTAAATGAAAAAGAGCCAAATGCTTATAAACTTGGAACGCCTGAATTTTTAGGCGAAGTTGAAAATTTTGGCATAAAGCTAAAAGAGAAATTTGTATATAAAATAAAAAATAGAACATTTCAAATAGGCTACGATATACAATGA
- the fliN gene encoding flagellar motor switch protein FliN, whose translation MNDESAIETLEQLGLFKSYDELMDISVDFIAELGTTTVSINELLKFEAGSVIDLEKPAGESVELYINNRIFGKGEVMVYEKNLAIRINEILDSKSVIQYFKKELL comes from the coding sequence ATGAACGACGAGAGTGCGATAGAGACGCTAGAACAGCTAGGGCTTTTTAAGAGCTATGATGAGCTTATGGATATAAGCGTTGATTTTATAGCTGAGCTAGGAACTACCACAGTTAGCATAAATGAGCTTTTGAAATTTGAAGCTGGCTCGGTCATAGACCTCGAAAAACCAGCTGGCGAGAGCGTGGAGCTATATATAAATAATAGAATTTTTGGAAAAGGCGAAGTAATGGTTTATGAGAAAAATTTAGCCATCAGGATAAATGAAATTTTGGACTCAAAGTCAGTTATTCAGTACTTCAAAAAAGAACTTTTATGA
- the trpB gene encoding tryptophan synthase subunit beta yields MNIKAYFGKFGGQFVPETVMFALDELENAYVSIAKTKEFKDELDDLLKNYVGRPSPLFFAKRLSEHYGHEIYLKREDLNHTGAHKINNALAQALLAKKMGKKKILAETGAGQHGVATATAAALLGLECDVYMGATDVARQQLNAFRMQLLGAKVVSVEDGLKTLKEATTAAIQAWVNEIESAFYVIGSAVGPHPYPKIVRDFQSIIGTEAKAQLADYGKKADYVIACVGGGSNAIGIFSAFLDDKSVNLVGIEAGGLGIETPYHAATLSKGKTGIIHGMKTTVLQDEYGMISPVHSISAGLDYPGIGPEHAHLNDIKRVKYEAVTDDECINALYFLSKMEGIIPAIESAHALAYLEKLCPKLDKKSVIVVNVSGRGDKDINTVIGYEKGKIYG; encoded by the coding sequence ATGAATATTAAGGCATATTTTGGAAAATTTGGCGGGCAGTTTGTGCCTGAGACGGTGATGTTTGCCCTTGATGAGCTAGAAAACGCCTATGTTAGCATCGCAAAGACAAAAGAGTTTAAAGACGAGCTTGATGATCTGCTTAAAAACTACGTTGGTAGGCCTAGTCCGCTCTTTTTTGCAAAGCGCCTAAGCGAGCACTATGGACATGAAATTTACCTAAAAAGAGAGGATCTAAACCACACTGGCGCGCACAAGATAAATAATGCCCTAGCTCAAGCGCTGCTTGCTAAAAAAATGGGTAAAAAGAAAATTTTAGCTGAGACTGGAGCTGGTCAGCACGGCGTGGCAACAGCGACTGCAGCGGCACTTTTGGGCTTGGAGTGTGACGTATATATGGGCGCTACGGACGTGGCTAGACAGCAGCTAAATGCCTTTCGTATGCAGCTTCTTGGCGCAAAGGTGGTGAGCGTAGAAGATGGCTTAAAAACGCTAAAAGAGGCGACTACAGCAGCCATACAAGCGTGGGTAAATGAGATAGAGAGTGCATTTTACGTCATTGGCTCAGCCGTTGGTCCGCACCCATATCCAAAGATCGTGCGTGACTTCCAAAGCATCATCGGCACAGAGGCCAAAGCTCAGCTTGCAGACTACGGCAAAAAGGCTGACTACGTCATCGCCTGCGTCGGTGGCGGTAGTAATGCTATTGGTATTTTTAGTGCGTTTTTAGATGATAAGAGCGTAAATTTAGTAGGTATAGAAGCTGGCGGACTTGGTATAGAGACGCCTTATCACGCAGCTACGCTTAGCAAAGGTAAAACTGGCATCATCCACGGCATGAAAACGACGGTCTTGCAAGATGAGTACGGCATGATCTCGCCAGTTCACAGCATCTCAGCAGGCCTAGACTACCCAGGCATAGGCCCAGAGCACGCTCACCTAAACGACATCAAAAGGGTAAAATACGAAGCCGTAACTGACGATGAGTGTATAAATGCTTTGTATTTTCTAAGCAAGATGGAAGGCATCATCCCAGCCATCGAGAGCGCGCATGCACTGGCATATCTAGAAAAGCTTTGCCCAAAACTAGATAAAAAAAGCGTCATAGTCGTAAATGTCTCAGGCAGGGGCGATAAGGACATAAACACAGTTATCGGCTACGAAAAAGGAAAAATTTATGGATAA
- a CDS encoding phosphoribosylanthranilate isomerase, producing MALVKICGIKTLDEASAVCALDVDFIGLIFAKSKRKVELNLARQIAKFAHSKGKKVVGVFAEQSECEIMEICQFAGLDVAQVHGAVSENLEANLKDMGLEIWQVFSVKDSLPEVDFKHFDMALFDCKGENAGGNGTSFEWEILKEVKFKFGMAGGIGEHNIKEALKFKPYLVDINSKVENENGIKDAQKIERILNVVKFNNTLE from the coding sequence ATGGCGCTAGTTAAAATTTGTGGCATCAAAACGCTAGATGAGGCAAGTGCGGTTTGTGCTTTGGATGTTGATTTTATCGGGCTGATATTTGCCAAAAGCAAAAGAAAGGTCGAGCTAAATTTAGCTAGGCAGATAGCGAAATTTGCTCACAGCAAGGGCAAAAAAGTAGTTGGAGTTTTTGCGGAGCAAAGTGAGTGCGAGATAATGGAAATTTGCCAGTTTGCTGGTCTTGACGTAGCTCAGGTGCATGGAGCGGTGAGTGAAAATTTAGAGGCAAATTTAAAAGACATGGGGCTTGAGATCTGGCAGGTTTTTAGCGTTAAAGATAGCTTGCCAGAGGTTGATTTTAAGCATTTTGACATGGCGCTTTTTGACTGCAAGGGCGAAAATGCTGGCGGAAACGGCACTAGCTTTGAGTGGGAAATTTTAAAAGAGGTTAAATTTAAATTTGGCATGGCTGGGGGCATAGGCGAGCACAATATAAAAGAGGCGCTGAAATTTAAGCCATATCTAGTCGATATCAACTCCAAAGTCGAAAATGAAAACGGCATAAAAGATGCGCAAAAGATAGAGAGAATTTTAAATGTAGTAAAATTTAACAACACATTGGAGTGA
- the recR gene encoding recombination mediator RecR, with product MKRGLEKFNELTESFAKLPGVGKKSAARFAYFVCMQDSFAGLRLAQNIEDAVRFIKRCERCGGLSENEICDICSDESRDSEVILLVESPKDILVFEQNGIYNGLYFVLDEIDEDAIERLRSAIKQNGSKEVVFAFTPGLNSDALMLYVEDKLGMSEISFSKIAQGVPTGVNLENVDMLSLLKAYESRTKA from the coding sequence ATGAAAAGAGGCTTAGAAAAATTTAACGAGCTAACTGAGTCTTTTGCAAAGCTCCCTGGTGTCGGTAAAAAATCAGCCGCAAGGTTTGCCTATTTTGTCTGCATGCAAGATAGCTTTGCAGGGCTAAGACTTGCTCAAAATATCGAAGATGCGGTGAGGTTTATCAAACGTTGTGAGCGTTGCGGTGGGCTAAGTGAAAATGAAATTTGTGATATTTGTAGCGACGAGAGTAGGGATAGTGAGGTTATATTGCTGGTTGAGAGCCCAAAAGATATCTTAGTCTTTGAGCAAAATGGCATTTATAACGGCCTTTACTTCGTGCTTGACGAGATCGACGAGGATGCCATAGAGAGGCTGCGAAGTGCGATCAAACAAAATGGCTCAAAAGAGGTCGTTTTTGCCTTTACGCCGGGGCTAAATTCTGACGCGCTTATGCTTTACGTCGAGGATAAGCTAGGGATGAGTGAAATTTCATTTAGCAAGATCGCCCAGGGCGTGCCAACTGGTGTAAATTTAGAAAACGTCGATATGCTCTCACTTTTAAAAGCCTACGAAAGCCGTACAAAAGCCTAA
- a CDS encoding excinuclease ABC subunit A, translating into MKFVLFFVLFATQIFASNLLTYNIYERTDRVDIMLSFDAPYEGNIFQKREKDTTSLILNSLNYDQSASKDINSKIIQELEIEPKQNSLVLNLRSNDAIIVNASKTTDSFGLRIRVTLKNAKPQIQNMPQASAKIETPSTPKIDEEPMLNIDSRYFIVLSVLIALLVFLYVFKRYITSKSNDFSGFKAPRNQSQNDTKSMNWLLKNQNSNVNIIYEKYLDRTNKLMLLSYENRRYLVIVGSSNVMLDSFGEDKIQNEQDFAIFFEENKKKLSSFLEERKNSLSNYKDKMSGEF; encoded by the coding sequence ATGAAATTTGTACTATTTTTTGTGCTTTTTGCTACGCAGATCTTTGCCTCAAACTTGCTAACATACAACATCTATGAGCGCACCGACAGGGTTGATATCATGCTTAGCTTTGATGCGCCGTATGAGGGCAATATCTTTCAAAAGCGAGAAAAAGACACAACATCTTTGATATTAAATTCGCTAAATTACGATCAAAGTGCCAGTAAAGATATAAACTCAAAGATTATTCAAGAGCTTGAGATAGAGCCAAAGCAAAACTCGCTTGTCTTAAATTTGCGCTCAAATGATGCTATTATCGTAAATGCATCAAAGACGACTGATAGTTTTGGACTCCGCATTCGTGTAACTCTAAAAAATGCAAAACCTCAAATACAAAATATGCCTCAAGCTAGTGCAAAAATAGAGACACCTAGCACTCCAAAGATAGATGAAGAGCCTATGTTAAATATAGACTCAAGGTATTTTATAGTTTTAAGTGTGCTTATTGCGCTTCTTGTATTTTTATATGTATTTAAAAGATATATTACGTCAAAGAGTAATGATTTTAGCGGATTTAAAGCACCTAGAAATCAGTCTCAAAATGATACAAAATCAATGAACTGGCTACTTAAAAATCAAAATAGTAACGTCAATATAATATATGAAAAGTATCTTGATCGCACGAATAAGCTAATGCTATTAAGCTATGAAAATAGGCGTTATTTGGTGATAGTTGGTAGCTCAAATGTAATGCTTGATAGCTTTGGTGAAGACAAGATACAAAATGAGCAGGATTTTGCTATATTTTTTGAAGAAAACAAGAAAAAACTAAGCTCATTTTTAGAAGAGCGAAAAAATAGTTTAAGTAACTATAAAGATAAGATGAGCGGAGAATTTTAG
- the trpD gene encoding anthranilate phosphoribosyltransferase, translating into MILLIDNYDSFVFNVEQYVKELTDEEVRCVRNDKITLDEIKKLNPSKIILSPGPKHPKDSGVCLEILKADLGVPVLGICLGHQAIGLSFGAKIKRLDDPLHGKTSFIDVKNKEPLFAGLPERFEVMRYHSLYVDELPACLSADAVSDDGVVMALSVKDKPIFGIQFHPESYFTQYGKKIVENFVNYKAKDEVKEPKIRSLKPYLIKLQESIPLDDSDFEQICEIIASKEYEIVQLSALLVLISEKSLYPKSLAALAKNILKYSQTYRDDTPMIDLCGTGGDGFKTINISTTVAFILASLGVKVAKHGNKAVSSKSGSSDVLEILGVKSEKSLAKQRENLASKNLAFFHAPFFHPLVGEVREVRQRLGIRTVFNVLGPLLNPNLNLTNQLVGVYHKPVLKLYAQTLKILGRKHALVVRGDDGLDEITLCSETSVVELKNGEIFEYSITPEQFGFKRALHSDIEGGTPEENAKTLIRTLKGEEQGAKFDIVVFNAMFALYAADGAKSPDEAKKMVLEAINSGKAYKFYEEFIKAGANGAS; encoded by the coding sequence TTGATTTTACTTATAGATAATTATGATAGTTTTGTTTTTAATGTTGAGCAATATGTAAAAGAGCTTACAGATGAAGAGGTTAGATGCGTTAGGAATGACAAGATCACGCTTGACGAGATTAAAAAACTAAACCCAAGCAAGATCATTTTAAGCCCAGGGCCAAAGCACCCAAAAGATAGCGGAGTTTGTTTAGAAATTCTAAAAGCCGACCTTGGCGTGCCGGTGCTTGGAATTTGCCTTGGACATCAAGCTATAGGGCTTAGCTTTGGCGCAAAGATAAAAAGACTAGATGACCCACTACACGGCAAAACCTCGTTTATTGACGTGAAAAACAAAGAGCCACTTTTTGCTGGGCTACCTGAGCGCTTTGAGGTTATGCGCTACCACTCGCTTTATGTCGATGAGCTCCCAGCTTGCTTAAGCGCTGATGCGGTGAGCGATGATGGCGTAGTAATGGCACTTAGCGTAAAAGATAAGCCGATCTTTGGTATCCAGTTTCACCCTGAGAGCTACTTCACACAATACGGCAAAAAGATCGTTGAAAATTTTGTAAATTATAAAGCAAAAGATGAGGTAAAAGAGCCAAAAATTCGCTCGCTTAAGCCATATCTTATCAAGCTTCAAGAGAGCATACCGCTTGATGATAGCGACTTTGAGCAAATTTGTGAGATAATAGCCAGTAAAGAGTACGAGATCGTGCAGCTTTCAGCCCTTTTGGTGCTCATTAGCGAAAAGAGCCTCTATCCAAAAAGCCTCGCTGCGCTTGCGAAAAATATCCTAAAATACTCGCAAACCTACCGCGACGATACGCCTATGATCGATCTTTGCGGCACAGGAGGCGATGGTTTTAAGACGATAAATATCTCAACAACTGTGGCATTTATCCTCGCAAGCCTTGGCGTAAAGGTCGCAAAACACGGCAACAAGGCAGTTTCAAGCAAGTCGGGTAGCTCTGATGTGCTTGAAATTTTAGGTGTCAAAAGTGAAAAATCACTGGCAAAACAGCGTGAAAATTTAGCTAGTAAAAATTTAGCCTTTTTCCACGCGCCATTTTTCCATCCGCTAGTTGGTGAGGTGAGAGAGGTGCGCCAAAGACTTGGCATAAGGACCGTTTTTAACGTGCTTGGACCGCTTTTAAATCCAAATTTAAACCTTACAAACCAGCTAGTTGGCGTCTATCACAAACCAGTGCTAAAGCTCTACGCCCAGACGCTTAAAATCCTTGGTAGAAAGCACGCTTTGGTCGTTCGCGGCGATGACGGACTTGATGAGATCACGCTTTGTAGTGAAACAAGCGTTGTGGAGCTAAAAAATGGCGAAATTTTTGAATACAGCATCACGCCAGAGCAGTTTGGCTTTAAAAGAGCGCTTCACAGTGACATCGAGGGCGGTACACCTGAAGAAAACGCCAAAACCTTGATCCGTACGCTAAAAGGCGAGGAACAGGGGGCGAAATTTGACATCGTGGTCTTTAACGCGATGTTTGCACTCTACGCGGCTGATGGCGCAAAGAGCCCAGACGAGGCCAAAAAAATGGTGCTTGAGGCGATAAATTCTGGTAAGGCGTATAAATTTTATGAAGAGTTTATAAAGGCTGGGGCTAATGGCGCTAGTTAA
- the trpA gene encoding tryptophan synthase subunit alpha, which produces MDKIKSAFNGKKANIGYIVAGYPSLEKTKEFLENLDESTLDLVEIGIPYSDPLADGKLIAQASFETVQNGVNTDVVFDMLESCKAKVTKPLVFLVYYNIIFAYGVDKFLKRSVEAGVSGFIVPDLPCEECEEFALKCKELNLSLIPLISVTSGSRADGILKFGSGFIYALGAIGVSGSKRADEDRIKNLVLELKKKSDLPVAVGFGIKNKDDVNEVKKYADGAIIGTQIVKLCAEFSGEKLVKEIDKLF; this is translated from the coding sequence ATGGATAAGATAAAAAGTGCATTTAACGGCAAAAAGGCAAACATCGGCTACATCGTGGCTGGATATCCAAGCTTAGAAAAAACGAAGGAATTTTTAGAAAATTTAGATGAGAGTACACTTGATCTAGTTGAGATCGGCATCCCTTACTCTGACCCGCTGGCTGATGGTAAACTCATCGCGCAAGCTAGCTTTGAGACGGTGCAAAATGGCGTAAATACAGACGTTGTCTTTGATATGCTTGAGAGTTGCAAGGCAAAAGTGACAAAGCCACTTGTTTTTCTAGTTTATTACAACATTATCTTTGCTTACGGCGTTGATAAATTTCTAAAAAGATCAGTTGAGGCTGGAGTTAGCGGCTTTATCGTGCCGGATCTGCCTTGCGAGGAGTGCGAGGAATTTGCTCTAAAATGCAAAGAGTTAAATTTAAGCCTGATACCACTTATCAGCGTCACATCTGGTAGTAGAGCGGATGGAATTTTAAAATTTGGCTCAGGATTTATCTACGCTCTTGGCGCGATTGGCGTTAGTGGTTCAAAAAGGGCTGATGAAGATAGGATAAAAAATTTGGTCCTAGAGCTTAAGAAAAAGAGCGATCTACCAGTGGCTGTTGGCTTTGGTATCAAAAACAAAGATGATGTTAATGAAGTAAAAAAATATGCTGATGGAGCGATAATAGGCACGCAAATAGTTAAGCTTTGTGCCGAATTTAGTGGTGAAAAGCTAGTAAAAGAGATAGATAAACTCTTTTAA
- a CDS encoding ArsS family sensor histidine kinase produces the protein MKYSITTKITIIFAIAFSLMCLLFVTFANIQQESALEKLKDRQISAMNYLVALYERGNPPRDLEHYFKNFYLEYVGNKNLATSIATNGTVVFTQHTPLGVVQSVNYKGDLYLLIKNPSFQLLLESNDARHVNDPLWVAFLIVSALLISLYVSVLRSLSPLRRLSKDIRKFASGNMEMAMTARLNENEQDEIGQVAVEFDNAVCKIRELIRSRQLFLRAIMHELKTPIGKGRIVSEMVANETQKMRLINVFERLEMLINEFSKVEQLLSKSYALNYQECHFSLILEQVQDMLMLDKFEERVSCDIKDDVILRVDFQLFSLAIKNLIDNALKYAEDKKAILICDSEFIAVKNLGKKLNHPIDYYKQAFVRGDKVSAGSGMGLGLYIIEQICQMQKFELVYDYEDGYHVFKILLRSKAKRA, from the coding sequence ATGAAATATTCCATAACTACGAAGATAACTATTATCTTTGCCATAGCTTTCTCGCTGATGTGCTTGCTCTTTGTAACTTTTGCAAACATTCAGCAAGAAAGCGCTTTAGAAAAACTAAAGGATAGACAAATAAGTGCGATGAACTATCTTGTCGCACTCTATGAACGTGGAAATCCCCCAAGAGATTTAGAACATTATTTTAAAAATTTTTACCTAGAGTATGTTGGAAATAAGAATTTAGCCACTTCGATAGCTACAAATGGAACTGTTGTTTTTACGCAGCATACACCTCTTGGAGTGGTGCAATCGGTTAATTACAAAGGCGATTTGTATTTGCTTATTAAAAACCCGTCTTTTCAGCTGCTTCTTGAAAGTAACGACGCAAGACACGTAAATGATCCGCTTTGGGTCGCATTTTTGATAGTTTCAGCCCTTCTCATCTCACTTTATGTCTCGGTTCTCAGAAGTCTTTCGCCACTTAGAAGGCTTAGTAAAGACATCAGAAAATTTGCCAGCGGAAATATGGAAATGGCGATGACAGCTAGGCTAAATGAAAACGAGCAAGACGAGATCGGACAGGTTGCGGTTGAGTTTGATAACGCCGTTTGCAAGATCAGAGAGCTCATCCGCTCAAGGCAGCTATTTTTGCGTGCGATTATGCATGAGCTAAAGACTCCGATTGGCAAAGGCAGGATCGTCTCTGAAATGGTCGCAAACGAGACCCAAAAGATGAGGCTCATAAACGTTTTTGAGCGCCTTGAGATGCTGATAAATGAATTTAGCAAGGTTGAGCAGCTCCTTTCTAAAAGCTACGCACTAAACTATCAAGAGTGCCATTTCTCGCTCATTTTAGAGCAAGTGCAAGATATGCTCATGCTTGATAAATTTGAAGAGCGAGTGAGCTGCGATATCAAAGACGACGTTATTTTAAGAGTGGATTTTCAGCTTTTTAGTTTGGCGATTAAAAATTTGATAGACAATGCCCTAAAATACGCAGAGGATAAAAAGGCTATTTTGATCTGCGATAGCGAATTTATAGCAGTTAAAAATTTAGGTAAAAAGCTAAATCATCCGATTGACTACTACAAACAAGCCTTTGTTAGAGGCGATAAGGTGAGTGCAGGAAGCGGTATGGGGCTTGGACTTTATATCATCGAGCAAATTTGTCAGATGCAGAAATTTGAGCTTGTTTATGACTATGAAGACGGCTATCACGTCTTTAAAATTTTACTTAGATCAAAGGCAAAGCGAGCATGA
- a CDS encoding AAA family ATPase: MFSNFCGIKIQGKCFQSEVKLNFFEKEYHRFCLIYGKNGSGKSTISQAFDTVEQNNQSLIASQIIDKSGAAVDLTNEDQKKNIFVFNEEYVNSKVKIKNNGLDAIVLLGKAKDIDEKLEKIENIREIRTQRKQGYEQELKKYEDDKNTDNPKKYENDVVENLKSNFAEREKNILRRQSKILQDKTISFAKNIIDNFITDINLDQLKNNFNEKLISYKGVQSDLNFTEEIRQLNFEEIKQLLLHQVEQKQLTPREEEIKQAIAEANHIVTKNIMESDKDICPYCFQKLTDEYKREILSSLETIFNPEVQNHRANLETRKQEIQNLLNYLKNLPYIDKLDKDLFDIIKIQIDTCQTEITEKLNQKIQNPFLALNLDANFDNLVNELNQNLEQLEKKRQAFMAQKVRANELKQELEKLNKQIAYYEIKDNFNYYEEKLRIKQTLNSKKDHNDRRLECISSKISELNAQRMQINIAQDKINEHLKYIFFKEGRLELGEPNEQGQYALKSNGNRVKAKDVSTGERNAIALSYFFTEIFKGENSQEFYTKPKFIVIDDPISSFDFENRVGMMSFLNYQIHKIMTGCNKSKMIILTHDLMSAFDIQKIIGSLPQIKINDKNEVIFIQRELKNQKLVNFGKNYSEYKTLLKKIYDYANNSISESENIGNNMRKVLEAFGTFNYQCGIEDIVRDKTIVANLSPEQQTYFENLMYRLVLHSESHAMDKTKTLDFFSCISESEKQNTARDILSLLYLLNKVHLQKYLQKEQVEKIEQWVRNCRISNNRIN; this comes from the coding sequence ATGTTTAGTAATTTTTGTGGCATAAAAATTCAGGGAAAGTGCTTTCAAAGTGAAGTAAAATTAAATTTTTTTGAGAAAGAGTACCATAGATTTTGTTTAATCTATGGCAAAAACGGAAGCGGTAAAAGCACTATTTCTCAAGCTTTTGATACCGTCGAACAAAACAATCAATCTCTTATTGCTAGCCAAATTATAGACAAAAGCGGTGCAGCAGTAGATTTAACAAACGAAGATCAGAAAAAGAATATTTTTGTATTTAATGAAGAGTATGTAAATAGTAAAGTTAAAATTAAAAATAATGGTTTAGACGCGATAGTTTTACTTGGAAAAGCGAAAGATATAGATGAGAAGCTTGAAAAAATAGAAAATATTAGAGAAATTAGAACTCAAAGAAAACAAGGCTACGAACAAGAATTAAAGAAATATGAGGATGATAAAAATACAGATAACCCTAAAAAATATGAAAATGATGTGGTGGAAAATTTAAAGAGTAATTTTGCCGAACGAGAGAAAAATATTCTAAGAAGGCAAAGTAAAATTCTGCAAGACAAAACAATAAGTTTTGCAAAAAATATCATAGACAATTTTATAACAGATATAAATTTAGATCAATTAAAAAATAATTTTAATGAAAAACTTATATCTTACAAAGGTGTCCAAAGTGATTTAAATTTTACAGAAGAGATAAGGCAGTTAAATTTTGAAGAAATTAAGCAGCTTTTGCTACATCAAGTAGAACAAAAACAATTAACCCCAAGAGAAGAAGAAATAAAACAAGCCATAGCCGAAGCAAACCACATAGTAACTAAAAATATAATGGAAAGTGATAAAGATATTTGTCCATATTGCTTCCAAAAACTAACAGACGAATATAAAAGAGAAATTTTATCAAGCTTAGAAACAATATTTAATCCAGAGGTACAAAACCATCGAGCGAATTTGGAAACTAGGAAGCAGGAAATTCAAAATTTACTAAATTATTTAAAAAATTTGCCGTATATTGATAAACTAGATAAAGATTTATTTGATATTATAAAAATACAAATTGATACTTGTCAAACTGAAATCACTGAAAAACTAAATCAAAAGATACAAAATCCTTTCTTGGCCTTAAATTTAGATGCAAATTTTGATAACTTAGTTAATGAATTAAATCAAAATTTAGAGCAGCTTGAGAAAAAAAGACAAGCTTTTATGGCACAAAAAGTTAGAGCAAATGAGCTAAAACAAGAGCTTGAAAAACTAAATAAACAAATAGCCTACTACGAGATAAAAGATAATTTTAACTATTATGAAGAAAAGCTAAGAATTAAGCAGACTTTAAATAGTAAAAAAGATCACAATGACAGACGACTGGAGTGTATAAGTAGTAAAATTTCAGAACTAAATGCTCAAAGAATGCAGATAAATATAGCCCAGGATAAGATTAATGAGCATCTAAAATATATATTTTTTAAAGAAGGTAGGCTTGAGCTTGGTGAACCAAACGAGCAAGGACAATATGCCTTAAAATCAAACGGTAATAGAGTAAAAGCCAAAGACGTCTCGACCGGCGAGCGAAACGCCATTGCATTAAGCTATTTTTTTACCGAAATTTTCAAAGGCGAGAATAGTCAGGAATTTTATACAAAACCAAAATTTATAGTTATAGATGATCCAATTTCTAGCTTTGATTTTGAAAATAGAGTTGGGATGATGTCATTTTTAAATTACCAAATTCATAAAATTATGACCGGTTGCAATAAAAGCAAGATGATAATTTTAACTCACGATTTGATGAGCGCGTTTGATATACAAAAGATTATTGGCTCACTACCACAAATAAAAATCAACGATAAAAATGAAGTAATTTTTATACAAAGAGAACTAAAAAATCAGAAGTTAGTTAATTTTGGTAAAAATTATTCAGAATATAAAACTCTTTTGAAAAAAATTTATGATTATGCAAATAACTCCATATCAGAAAGTGAAAATATTGGCAATAATATGAGAAAAGTACTAGAAGCCTTTGGCACATTTAATTATCAGTGCGGTATAGAAGATATCGTAAGAGACAAAACAATAGTAGCAAATCTAAGCCCAGAACAACAAACTTATTTTGAAAATTTAATGTATCGTTTGGTTTTGCACAGCGAAAGTCATGCAATGGATAAAACAAAAACTCTTGATTTTTTCTCGTGCATTAGCGAAAGTGAAAAACAAAATACTGCAAGAGACATCCTTTCTCTTCTATACTTGCTAAACAAGGTGCACCTGCAAAAGTATTTACAAAAAGAACAGGTAGAAAAAATAGAGCAGTGGGTTAGAAATTGTAGGATATCAAACAACAGAATAAATTAA